A single window of Hyla sarda isolate aHylSar1 chromosome 2, aHylSar1.hap1, whole genome shotgun sequence DNA harbors:
- the PMEL gene encoding melanocyte protein PMEL yields MWGSWHLCVLWLLCAGIEAQNRSRNRIQHNTSEVQSKRRLPFKSWNSQMYPVWKGSESQKRDCWKGGQVTFNLQNDAPTLTGAKATFFIQLNFPHNQTVLPDGQVVWSQNCTNNSTWVSAGEPVYPEESVEGAECTFPDGRQFPRDSEKRRSKFVYVWQAWGKYWQVVDGPSSNLTVETDGVPLGSYTMEVVVYHYRGRQKFIPIGSTSSQFSITDQIPVSVSISQVLDLDQEDKRFIQNRAVSFSVAVHDPSSYLQTSDVSFSWDFGDESGTLITRNMGVTHTYVSPGVFKAKVVVQAAIPITPCGSAAPLVTTAQGDLTTDVPAEPTTEAATTNGGQQTVVPSGTAVPVPPNSTLLLDVQENLTETEASINEVNLGSASVAPEIAQPTIPTADPEEGATQVAVVNEDAATEALPAADTLPATQEAIPGDAALTATQEAIPGDAALPATQEAIPDDAALPATQEVVPSDAALPATQEVVPSDAALPATQEVVPSDAAAVPAEELPSQAVETGTQLAEDNAESVVAVTESGESSSTLAPAEVTDLAESTAAEPVTEANGEVLQLVKRQAPEGPLVGCLLYRYGTFASDLEIVSGIESVQIVQVEPIAVAGMENAVDLTVTCQGSIPRQVCTVISGPDCENPQETVCNPVEPSSDCQLVLRQIFNDTGVYCVNVSLTDDVSLAVASAQVSVSGAASSVSGIAVTVGVLLVALAVATVAYTYRHLKSYTPLRTEHSSVKWFPDRQSLRLFIQNALGHSRSGESSPLLNGRVV; encoded by the exons ATGTGGGGAAGCTGGCACTTGTGTGTTCTGTGGCTGCTGTGTGCTGGAATAGAGGCTCAGAACA GATCCCGGAACAGAATCCAGCATAACACTAGTGAGGTGCAAAGTAAGAGACGTCTGCCCTTCAAGTCATGGAACAGCCAGATGTACCCTGTCTGGAAAGGAAGTGAATCCCAGAAGAGGGACTGTTGGAAAG GAGGCCAGGTGACATTTAATCTTCAAAATGATGCTCCAACATTGACTGGTGCTAAGGCTACATTCTTCATCCAGCTGAACTTTCCCCACAATCAAACAGTGTTGCCTGATGGACAAGTTGTATGGAGCCAAAACTGCACTAACAATA GTACCTGGGTGTCTGCTGGAGAGCCAGTCTATCCTGAGGAGTCAGTGGAAGGTGCAGAGTGTACTTTCCCAGATGGTCGTCAATTTCCACGTGATTCTGAGAAAAGACGCAGCAAGTTTGTCTACGTCTGGCAAGCATGGG GAAAGTACTGGCAGGTAGTAGATGGTCCCTCTTCCAATCTAACAGTAGAGACAGATGGCGTTCCGCTTGGCTCATACACAATGGAAGTTGTTGTGTACCATTATCGAGGACGACAGAAATTCATCCCCATTGGCAGCACATCCTCTCAGTTTTCCATAACTG ATCAAATACCGGTCTCTGTTTCTATATCACAAGTTCTTGATCTGGACCAGGAGGACAAGCGCTTTATCCAAAACAGAGCAGTGTCCTTCTCTGTAGCAGTTCATGACCCAAGCAGCTATCTCCAGACATCTGATGTATCTTTCTCCTGGGACTTTGGAGATGAGAGTGGTACACTGATAACTCGGAATATGGGGGTTACTCATACATATGTTTCTCCTGGTGTATTTAAAGCAAAAGTGGTTGTTCAGGCTGCAATTCCAATCACTCCATGTGGTAGTGCTGCTCCTTTGGTAACAACTGCACAGGGAGATTTGACTACAGATGTACCAGCAGAACCCACTACTGAGGCAGCTACAACAAATGGTGGACAACAGACTG TGGTTCCCAGTGGTACAGCAGTGCCAGTTCCACCTAACTCCACTCTGTTACTTGATGTACAAGAGAATTTGACTGAAACGGAGGCTTCCATTAATGAGGTTAACCTGGGTTCTGCATCAGTAGCACCAGAAATAGCTCAACCAACTATACCAACTGCTGATCCTGAAGAAGGCGCAACACAAGTGGCTGTGGTAAATGAAGATGCTGCAACAGAAGCTTTACCTGCTGCTGACACCTTGCCAGCTACCCAGGAAGCCATTCCAGGTGATGCAGCCTTGACAGCTACCCAGGAAGCCATTCCAGGTGATGCAGCCTTGCCAGCTACCCAGGAAGCCATTCCAGATGATGCAGCCTTGCCAGCTACCCAGGAAGTTGTCCCAAGTGATGCAGCCTTGCCAGCTACCCAGGAAGTCGTCCCAAGTGATGCAGCCTTGCCAGCTACCCAGGAAGTCGTCCCAAGTGATGCAGCAGCTGTGCCAGCAGAGGAGTTGCCTAGTCAGGCTGTAGAAACTGGAACACAACTTGCTGAGGACAATGCAGAAAGTGTTGTGGCAGTTACGGAGTCTGGAGAAAGTTCCTCTACACTAGCACCGGCAGAAG TAACGGATCTGGCTGAATCCACTGCAGCTGAACCAGTCACAGAAGCCAACGGAGAAGTACTACAACTTGTAAAGCGCCAGGCTCCTGAGGGACCACTTGTTGGGTGTCTGCTGTACAGATATGGAACATTTGCCAGTGACCTGGAAATTGTCT CTGGCATTGAAAGTGTTCAGATTGTACAAGTGGAGCCAATTGCAGTTGCTGGGATGGAAAACGCAGTGGATCTCACGGTTACATGCCAAGGAAG TATACCAAGACAGGTCTGCACTGTAATCTCTGGCCCAGACTGTGAGAATCCACAAGAGACTGTATGCAACCCTGTGGAGCCCTCATCTGACTGCCAACTAGTACTGCGGCAAATCTTCAATGACACCGGAGTTTACTGTGTAAATGTGTCCTTGACCGATGATGTCAGCTTGGCTGTTGCTAGTGCACAAGTTAGTGTATCAG gtgcagCTTCTTCAGTCAGTGGAATTGCTGTTACAGTTGGTGTCCTCTTGGTTGCTTTAGCTGTAGCTACTGTAGCTTACACATACAG ACACCTGAAGAGTTACACACCGCTCAGAACAGAACACTCATCTGTCAAATGGTTTCCTGATCGCCAATCTCTTCGCCTCTTCATTCAAAATGCCCTTGGACACTCCCGAAGTGGGGAAAGCAGCCCTCTCTTAAATGGTCGAGTGGTGTGA